Part of the Caldicoprobacter guelmensis genome is shown below.
AGCGGAGAAATTATCAATTGCTATCATGAATTGTCCTCCTAAGTCAGTAGTGCGACCACTTCATAGTCATAAGGATATTGAGGAGGTGATATTAATTCTCGAAGGTAAAGGTGAGGCTTGGATTGATGGAGAAATAGTTACTTTTAAGAAAGGAGATGCGGTGTTTTTCCCTTCTAATTCTAAGCATCAAGTACGAAATATTGGCGATACACCATTAATTACGGCTTCTATATTTTCTGCACCTACTAGGCCTGAAAATTATATTACTTATGAAAAAGATGGTTTTGAAGATTAAGGGAGGTATTTCTGAATTTTTTAGGTAAATGTGAATATTTTGAAGAATATCTAAAAAGGGCAAGGTTTAATGGTTAAATTTTTTGAAAGAGGTGGTTTTATCATGAGAAGAGATATAGGAGAGGAATTAGGGAGAATCATTATCCTTAATTTGCAAAGAGGAGAAGATTTGCTAAAGAGCATCAGAGAACAATTAAAGCAAATAGGAATTAAAAATGCAGTTGTGTTGAGTGCAATTGGTTCATTACAAAGAGCAGTTTTTCATAGAGTTACAGGAATGGAAGAATCACCAGTGGATGAATATGTAACATTGGAAAAACCAATGGAATTGGCTTCTTTACAGGGAGTAATAGTAGATGGCGACCCTCATCTACATATGGTGATTTCAGATTTGGAACAAACTTATACTGGACATTTAGAAGAGGGTACTGTTGTCCTCTATTTAGTAGAAATTACCTTGGCGGAAATTAAGGGTGTTAATTTACAGAGGAAGAAAAATGAACTTAATATCGCTGTATTAGAGGAAAAGAAATGAAGTTTAGTTAAGGAATTGCATTTAAAAGTTTTTAACTATAAATGGGCAAAAATGCTTCCAGTAAATTTCCATCCTGTATTTCTGGGAGATATAAAGCTTTCCAGAATACAAAATGATAGGATAAAACACTTCATAAAT
Proteins encoded:
- a CDS encoding cupin domain-containing protein, whose product is MNCPPKSVVRPLHSHKDIEEVILILEGKGEAWIDGEIVTFKKGDAVFFPSNSKHQVRNIGDTPLITASIFSAPTRPENYITYEKDGFED
- a CDS encoding PPC domain-containing DNA-binding protein; this translates as MRRDIGEELGRIIILNLQRGEDLLKSIREQLKQIGIKNAVVLSAIGSLQRAVFHRVTGMEESPVDEYVTLEKPMELASLQGVIVDGDPHLHMVISDLEQTYTGHLEEGTVVLYLVEITLAEIKGVNLQRKKNELNIAVLEEKK